One part of the Deinococcus betulae genome encodes these proteins:
- a CDS encoding tRNA (cytidine(34)-2'-O)-methyltransferase — protein MSEVPPPLLRAVLFEPEKAGNVGNVARTCAVLGAELHLIRPFGFHLHDREFRRAVMDYMQGVELHEHASWTAFQGTLAPDARVWAFSTHAQTLHTRAGFVRGDYLLFGPESRGLPTWLRGALPALKLPQPGGGRSLNLSVAVGVAAFEAGRQIEGW, from the coding sequence ATGAGTGAGGTGCCGCCTCCCCTGCTGCGCGCCGTGCTGTTTGAACCTGAAAAGGCGGGCAACGTGGGCAACGTGGCGCGCACCTGCGCTGTGCTGGGCGCCGAGCTGCACCTGATCCGGCCATTCGGCTTTCACCTGCATGACCGGGAGTTCCGGCGCGCGGTGATGGACTACATGCAGGGCGTCGAGCTTCATGAACACGCGAGCTGGACGGCTTTTCAGGGGACACTGGCGCCGGACGCACGGGTCTGGGCCTTCAGCACCCACGCCCAGACCCTGCACACCCGCGCCGGGTTTGTGCGCGGCGACTACCTGCTATTTGGCCCCGAGTCGCGCGGCCTGCCCACCTGGCTGCGCGGCGCCCTGCCTGCCCTGAAACTGCCGCAACCGGGCGGTGGGCGCAGCCTGAATCTCTCGGTGGCGGTGGGCGTGGCGGCGTTCGAGGCTGGGCGCCAGATTGAGGGCTGGTAA